One part of the Granulicella arctica genome encodes these proteins:
- a CDS encoding DUF4126 domain-containing protein, translated as MSFSTANITALVIAASFAAGLNIYATVLTLGILARTQWVALPPGLDSLGHTWVLVVCGILFAVEFFADKIPGFDVVWNGLHTVVRVPIAALVAYHASSQLSPQMQVMATMIGGLVALAAHSSKTGLRVLVTPSPEPVSNIALSAGEDVAAVGLTWLATRHPVVGAAIAGGLLVVALVAARVLWRALQRVWVGLRGRWQRSLG; from the coding sequence ATGAGCTTTTCTACGGCGAATATTACGGCTCTGGTGATTGCTGCGAGCTTTGCGGCGGGGCTGAATATCTATGCGACGGTGCTGACGCTGGGGATTCTGGCGCGGACGCAGTGGGTGGCGTTGCCGCCAGGGCTGGATTCGCTGGGCCATACATGGGTGCTGGTGGTGTGTGGGATTCTGTTTGCGGTGGAGTTCTTTGCGGACAAGATTCCGGGCTTCGATGTGGTGTGGAATGGGCTGCATACGGTGGTGCGGGTGCCGATTGCGGCTCTGGTGGCGTATCACGCAAGCTCGCAGCTTTCGCCGCAGATGCAGGTGATGGCGACGATGATCGGTGGGTTGGTGGCGCTTGCGGCACACAGCTCGAAGACTGGGTTGCGAGTTTTGGTGACGCCTAGTCCGGAGCCGGTGTCGAATATTGCGTTGAGTGCAGGGGAGGATGTTGCGGCGGTGGGGTTGACCTGGCTGGCGACGCGGCATCCGGTTGTTGGAGCGGCGATTGCGGGTGGGCTATTGGTGGTGGCGCTGGTGGCGGCTCGCGTGCTTTGGCGAGCGCTTCAGCGGGTGTGGGTGGGATTGCGTGGGCGCTGGCAGCGGTCGTTGGGGTAG
- a CDS encoding nuclear transport factor 2 family protein, protein MLFLLVVALGAGRAAVAALPHASRHDAKREIEVLEEQWRTALIAGDVAALDRLMSDDFIGISMTGQVNTKMQQLDRVRNRTLVITKMDLSDVKIKLVGSVAIVTSLSQIEGMNDGLSMQGTFRYTRVYQRLPSGVWETTNFEATRVPGGRRPPPPAE, encoded by the coding sequence GTGCTCTTTCTGCTGGTCGTGGCGCTTGGAGCTGGTCGAGCGGCGGTCGCTGCTCTGCCCCACGCCTCGCGGCATGATGCGAAACGGGAGATCGAGGTTCTTGAGGAGCAGTGGCGGACGGCGTTGATTGCGGGCGATGTCGCGGCGTTGGATCGCCTGATGTCGGATGATTTCATTGGGATTTCGATGACCGGGCAGGTGAACACCAAGATGCAGCAGCTGGATCGGGTGCGCAACCGAACCCTGGTAATCACCAAAATGGACCTGAGTGACGTCAAGATCAAGCTGGTCGGGTCAGTCGCCATCGTTACCTCCTTATCTCAGATTGAGGGAATGAACGATGGACTCTCGATGCAGGGTACGTTTCGCTATACGCGGGTGTATCAGCGGTTGCCTTCGGGGGTATGGGAGACCACGAACTTTGAGGCTACCCGTGTGCCGGGAGGTCGACGGCCACCGCCGCCGGCCGAATGA
- a CDS encoding response regulator yields the protein MKRKILLVDDEVAVLLTLKAVLEISGFEVDTAASAKEAKSKLKKREYAMVITDLRMESDAAGREVIQVARSAAYHPAVALLTAFPIAEEDWQEMGADNMLVKPMHTKILLEQIAALLASHEAKLERLIALQASHDEQIESLLATHDAEIAAVRAGRGGLKKSAARKALPAKKKAVAKKVAVKKAPAKKTTTKAPVTQVAAKKATVAKKAAKKVAKKAAKRTSRVR from the coding sequence ATGAAACGAAAAATTTTGCTGGTCGATGACGAAGTTGCCGTTCTGCTGACACTGAAGGCGGTGCTGGAGATCAGCGGTTTCGAGGTCGACACGGCGGCGTCGGCGAAGGAGGCAAAGTCGAAGCTCAAGAAGCGTGAGTATGCGATGGTGATTACCGATCTGCGCATGGAGAGTGATGCGGCCGGCCGCGAGGTGATCCAGGTGGCGCGTTCGGCGGCATACCACCCCGCAGTTGCGTTGCTGACGGCGTTCCCCATTGCGGAAGAAGACTGGCAGGAGATGGGCGCTGACAACATGCTGGTGAAGCCGATGCATACCAAGATTTTGCTCGAGCAGATAGCGGCGCTGCTGGCCTCGCACGAAGCAAAGCTGGAGCGGCTTATCGCGTTGCAGGCTTCCCACGATGAGCAGATCGAAAGCCTGTTGGCGACTCATGATGCAGAGATTGCAGCCGTAAGAGCTGGACGAGGTGGATTGAAGAAGAGTGCTGCCAGGAAGGCGTTGCCGGCTAAAAAGAAGGCTGTAGCGAAGAAGGTTGCAGTGAAGAAAGCTCCGGCAAAGAAGACCACTACGAAAGCTCCGGTGACGCAAGTAGCTGCGAAGAAGGCGACCGTAGCCAAGAAAGCTGCGAAGAAGGTGGCAAAGAAGGCTGCGAAGCGGACGTCCAGGGTCCGCTAG
- a CDS encoding 30S ribosomal protein S1, with protein sequence MVDDHNPNHPESQPLNTELETLAPEATADHTELSSESTPTQQHAFDHVDHTAGATENHASVESTTLTAAADETDEELNYDAADFAAALANFDREQAAESAAAQNLTAEEVIVTGTVIKITDKHVVVDIGLKSEGLIPLDQVLDASGASKFQAGDSVEVVVEREEPEGGYLVSYDKAMRHKVWDTLEQASIDKTPVKGMVLSRVKGGLTVDIGIKAFLPGSQVEVRPVRNLDGYIGTEIEVRVIKLNKKRGNVVISRKELLEEDQNAKKSVTLATLEEGSVLTGVVKNLTDYGAFVDMGGLDGLLHITDMSWGRLTHPRDLVNVGDEIQVKVLKFDKDKQRVSLGFKQLTPDPWLDATERYPIGAQVRGRVLSVTDYGAFVELEQGIEGLVHVSEMTWSKRMKHPSKMVKPGDEVDTIILSVNPNDRRISLGMKQLQDNPWEQLEDKYPTGAIIEGRVRNLTDFGAFIEIEDGIDGLVHVSNLSWTKRIKHPSEVLKKGEKVKAIVLGVEPENRRLSLGVKQLQPDVWDTFFAQHRVGDVIKGKILRTAQFGAFVEIAEGVEGLCHVSEAVDATGQPVKLDVDQEHEFKIVKMNQEEKKVGLSIRAVGEEASRAEVESYKERGDHHGKGSSSSSSSSSSSTTLGDLINWKRSERE encoded by the coding sequence ATGGTAGACGACCACAATCCTAATCACCCCGAGAGCCAACCCCTGAACACCGAACTGGAAACCCTAGCGCCTGAGGCGACAGCGGATCATACCGAACTGTCTTCTGAATCCACCCCAACCCAGCAGCACGCGTTCGACCATGTCGATCACACCGCTGGTGCAACCGAGAACCATGCGTCCGTAGAGTCCACCACTCTGACGGCCGCTGCCGACGAGACCGACGAAGAGCTGAACTATGATGCCGCCGATTTTGCCGCGGCATTGGCGAACTTTGATCGCGAGCAGGCCGCTGAATCTGCGGCTGCCCAGAATCTGACGGCGGAAGAGGTCATCGTGACCGGCACCGTCATCAAGATCACTGATAAGCATGTTGTAGTCGACATTGGTCTGAAGTCGGAGGGGTTGATTCCCCTGGATCAGGTTCTGGATGCCAGTGGCGCATCCAAGTTCCAGGCAGGCGATTCGGTTGAGGTTGTGGTCGAGCGTGAGGAGCCGGAAGGCGGCTATCTCGTCAGCTACGACAAGGCGATGCGCCATAAGGTCTGGGACACGCTGGAGCAGGCGTCGATCGACAAGACGCCCGTGAAGGGCATGGTTCTGAGCCGCGTCAAGGGCGGTCTGACCGTCGATATCGGCATCAAGGCATTCCTGCCCGGCTCGCAGGTTGAGGTTCGCCCGGTGCGGAATCTCGACGGCTATATCGGTACGGAGATCGAAGTTCGGGTCATCAAGCTGAACAAGAAGCGCGGCAACGTCGTCATCAGCCGCAAGGAGCTGCTTGAGGAAGACCAGAACGCGAAGAAGTCGGTCACGCTTGCGACTCTTGAAGAAGGTAGCGTTTTGACTGGCGTCGTCAAGAATTTGACAGACTACGGCGCATTCGTCGATATGGGCGGCCTCGATGGCCTGCTGCATATCACTGATATGAGCTGGGGACGTCTGACCCACCCCCGTGATCTAGTCAACGTAGGCGACGAGATCCAGGTGAAGGTGCTCAAGTTCGACAAGGACAAGCAGCGGGTTTCGTTGGGCTTCAAGCAGTTGACGCCTGACCCGTGGCTCGATGCGACCGAGCGCTACCCGATTGGGGCGCAGGTTCGCGGACGCGTTCTGTCGGTTACGGACTACGGCGCGTTTGTCGAGCTGGAACAGGGCATCGAAGGTCTGGTCCATGTCTCCGAGATGACCTGGTCGAAGCGGATGAAGCATCCGTCGAAGATGGTCAAGCCGGGCGACGAGGTCGACACGATCATTCTGAGCGTGAACCCGAACGACCGCCGCATCTCGCTGGGCATGAAGCAGCTTCAGGACAATCCGTGGGAGCAGCTCGAGGACAAGTACCCGACGGGTGCCATCATTGAGGGCCGCGTCCGCAACCTAACCGACTTCGGTGCGTTCATCGAGATCGAGGATGGTATCGACGGACTGGTGCATGTTTCGAATCTGAGCTGGACGAAGCGCATCAAGCATCCTTCTGAGGTTCTGAAGAAGGGCGAGAAGGTGAAGGCAATCGTTCTCGGTGTCGAGCCGGAGAACCGCCGCCTGTCACTTGGCGTCAAGCAGCTTCAGCCGGATGTGTGGGATACGTTCTTCGCGCAGCATCGGGTTGGCGACGTCATCAAGGGCAAGATTCTGCGTACCGCGCAGTTTGGAGCTTTTGTTGAGATCGCTGAGGGTGTCGAGGGTCTGTGCCATGTCTCCGAGGCTGTCGATGCAACCGGTCAGCCGGTCAAGCTCGATGTCGATCAGGAGCATGAGTTCAAGATCGTCAAGATGAACCAGGAAGAGAAGAAGGTTGGCCTGAGCATCCGCGCAGTCGGCGAAGAGGCCAGTCGGGCGGAGGTCGAAAGCTACAAGGAGCGTGGCGACCACCACGGGAAGGGCTCTTCGAGCTCCTCTTCTTCCTCCAGCAGCAGCACCACGCTGGGCGATCTGATCAACTGGAAGCGCTCCGAGCGTGAGTAG
- the infC gene encoding translation initiation factor IF-3 produces MAQPIGALWRRPIPPIDKRSAKSFIRTNERIRAREVRVIDENGEQLGVMAPFEALKMARERTLDLVEISPNAVPPVCKIQDYGKFLYEKDKSDRAARKKQKVIVIKEVKFSVTVDEHDYITKKNQAVRFLGEGDKVKASLRFKGRQMAHRDLGYKIINRLILDIGDAGLVEFMPRMEGTTLHAIIAPAKKAEVQQPPAPRKPAAPKPAESAKEVAPASVEA; encoded by the coding sequence ATGGCGCAGCCCATAGGCGCGCTGTGGAGGCGACCTATTCCACCGATTGATAAGCGTTCCGCTAAATCCTTTATCCGTACCAACGAACGCATCCGTGCACGCGAAGTCCGCGTGATTGACGAAAACGGCGAACAGCTCGGCGTCATGGCACCCTTTGAAGCCCTGAAGATGGCCCGCGAGCGCACCCTCGACCTCGTCGAGATCTCGCCCAACGCCGTCCCCCCAGTCTGCAAGATCCAGGACTACGGAAAATTTCTCTATGAGAAAGACAAGTCAGACCGTGCAGCGCGTAAAAAGCAAAAGGTGATCGTCATCAAAGAGGTGAAGTTCTCCGTCACCGTCGATGAGCACGACTACATCACCAAAAAGAACCAGGCCGTTCGCTTCCTCGGTGAAGGCGACAAGGTCAAGGCTTCCCTGCGGTTCAAAGGCCGCCAGATGGCCCACCGTGATCTCGGCTACAAGATCATCAATCGCCTGATCCTCGATATTGGCGATGCAGGCCTGGTAGAGTTCATGCCGCGCATGGAAGGCACCACCCTTCATGCCATCATCGCACCGGCGAAAAAGGCTGAAGTACAGCAACCTCCCGCTCCCAGGAAACCTGCCGCACCCAAGCCAGCAGAGAGCGCCAAAGAAGTTGCCCCTGCCTCCGTCGAAGCCTGA
- a CDS encoding putative quinol monooxygenase gives MLSFTVRMRFEQEHHDQVKEHLRAITLASREEPGCVSYIAHFVEDDPGIVLIYEQYADEAALDHHRGTPHFHQYAIGGLYQLMKDRSMESLTAVC, from the coding sequence ATGTTGAGTTTTACGGTGCGGATGCGATTTGAGCAGGAACACCATGACCAGGTGAAGGAGCATCTCCGCGCCATAACGCTGGCGTCGCGGGAGGAGCCGGGGTGCGTGAGCTATATTGCTCACTTCGTGGAGGACGATCCGGGAATCGTGCTGATCTATGAGCAGTATGCGGATGAGGCGGCGCTGGATCATCATCGTGGGACGCCGCACTTTCATCAGTATGCGATTGGCGGTCTCTATCAGTTGATGAAGGACCGCAGCATGGAAAGTCTGACGGCGGTCTGTTAG
- a CDS encoding adenylosuccinate synthase, with translation MSQRKSAVILGAQWGDEGKGKIVDVLSEKFSVVARYAGGHNAGHTVIIEGKKFVLQLIPCGVLRPGCKGVIGNGVVLDPMAFLSEVKKLRDVGLPIDGQLFVSNRAQVILPYHRMIELAAETAPGRTKIGTTRRGIGPAYEDKIHRNGLRVVDLLNSALLRTHIKNACDEKNTIAHALFGTEPLDPKGMYEEYSRLAEQIAPFVTDTAVMLNEAIDGGEKVMFEGAQGALLDIDHGTYPFVTSSSSTAGGAVTGTGVGPTKIGTVIAVTKAYVTRVGEGPFPTEIHDNSGELLRARGQEYGAVTGRPRRCGWLDLPLLRYSNMINGTEWLVVTKMDVMDECAEIPVCTGYKINGKLTDVIPADIRGYESIVPVYTTLKGWNCSTEGITEFEKLPQLAQDYLKFLEKESGAKIGMVSTGPDRAQTMTLPAFAEALQA, from the coding sequence GTGAGTCAACGCAAATCAGCGGTCATTTTAGGTGCCCAGTGGGGCGATGAGGGTAAGGGCAAGATTGTGGACGTGCTGTCGGAGAAGTTTTCCGTCGTGGCGCGGTATGCGGGCGGCCACAATGCGGGCCATACGGTCATCATCGAGGGCAAGAAGTTCGTACTACAGTTGATTCCGTGTGGCGTGCTGCGTCCGGGATGCAAGGGCGTGATCGGGAACGGCGTCGTGCTCGATCCGATGGCGTTTTTGAGTGAGGTGAAGAAGCTTCGGGATGTGGGGCTGCCGATCGATGGACAGCTCTTTGTGTCGAATCGGGCGCAGGTGATCCTGCCGTATCACCGGATGATCGAGCTGGCGGCGGAGACGGCTCCGGGACGGACGAAGATTGGGACGACCCGGCGCGGGATTGGGCCGGCGTACGAGGATAAGATTCATCGCAACGGGCTGCGGGTGGTGGACCTGCTGAACTCGGCGCTGCTGCGGACGCATATCAAGAACGCCTGCGACGAGAAGAACACCATTGCTCATGCGCTGTTTGGGACGGAGCCGCTCGATCCGAAGGGGATGTACGAGGAGTATTCGCGGCTGGCGGAGCAGATTGCTCCGTTTGTGACGGATACGGCGGTGATGCTGAACGAGGCGATCGATGGCGGCGAGAAGGTGATGTTTGAGGGTGCGCAGGGTGCGCTGCTGGATATCGATCATGGAACGTATCCGTTTGTGACGTCGTCGTCGTCGACGGCTGGCGGTGCGGTGACCGGGACGGGCGTGGGGCCGACGAAGATCGGCACGGTGATTGCCGTGACGAAGGCGTATGTGACGCGCGTAGGCGAAGGGCCGTTTCCGACGGAGATCCACGACAACTCGGGCGAGCTGCTGCGGGCGCGTGGGCAGGAGTATGGGGCGGTGACTGGACGTCCGCGTCGCTGCGGCTGGCTGGATCTGCCGTTGCTGCGGTATAGCAACATGATCAACGGGACGGAGTGGCTGGTCGTCACGAAGATGGATGTGATGGACGAGTGCGCGGAGATTCCGGTGTGCACGGGGTACAAGATCAACGGCAAGCTGACGGATGTGATTCCGGCGGATATCCGTGGATATGAGTCGATTGTGCCGGTGTATACGACGCTGAAGGGCTGGAACTGCTCGACGGAGGGGATTACGGAGTTCGAGAAGCTGCCGCAGCTGGCGCAGGACTATCTGAAGTTCCTGGAGAAGGAGTCCGGGGCGAAGATTGGCATGGTATCGACCGGGCCGGATCGGGCGCAGACGATGACGCTTCCAGCCTTTGCAGAAGCGCTTCAGGCGTAA
- a CDS encoding HIT family protein, with product MDHLWTPWRYSYVTRAQPTARKGVPAALDAWPVEEDKHCVFCNLIASANYAIAHGMPLEVADRAALIIHRSKRCFICLNAFPYATGHILILPYDHLDSLAKLPIPTAEEMMRLSQHAETALRSVYRPDGLNFGLNLGESAGAGVADHLHMHALPRWRGDTNFMTVTAETRVLPETLEITWTRLEAAFKEKAT from the coding sequence ATGGACCATCTCTGGACCCCTTGGCGTTACAGCTATGTCACCCGCGCCCAGCCAACCGCCCGCAAAGGAGTCCCCGCCGCCCTGGATGCATGGCCCGTTGAGGAGGATAAGCACTGCGTTTTCTGCAACCTGATCGCCTCAGCCAATTATGCAATCGCTCACGGGATGCCCCTTGAGGTGGCAGACCGAGCAGCTCTCATCATCCACCGAAGCAAGCGCTGCTTTATCTGCCTGAACGCCTTTCCGTATGCGACCGGTCACATCCTCATCCTTCCATACGACCATCTCGACTCGCTCGCGAAGCTCCCCATACCCACCGCGGAGGAGATGATGCGGCTCTCTCAACACGCCGAGACAGCGCTCCGCTCCGTATATCGGCCCGACGGCCTCAACTTTGGCCTCAATCTCGGCGAGTCCGCCGGCGCAGGCGTTGCCGATCACCTTCACATGCACGCACTTCCGCGCTGGCGGGGCGATACCAACTTCATGACCGTCACCGCCGAAACACGAGTTCTGCCCGAGACGCTGGAGATCACCTGGACCAGATTGGAAGCTGCTTTCAAAGAAAAGGCAACGTAG